From the Calditrichota bacterium genome, the window GTTTAAGCGTCAGGGATTACGCTGTTTATGCCTTGATGTACAAACTGGGGCTGCGCATCGGTGAAGTGCATAAACTCAATTTAGAAAACATCGACTTCGACAGCAGAAAAATAACTGTGCTCGGCAAAGGCAATAAAAGACGAACCCTATATTTAGATGATGAAATGATCGCCATCTTAATGCACTGGGTCGCTGTCAGAAAACAGTTCCTCAATTATGATATATCCAATGCCCTATTTATCTCTAAAAAAGGCAATCGCTTAGCTATCAGAACTATTGAGGATAATTTTAAAAAAATTATCAAAAAGCTAAAACTAACCGTCCCTTTTAATGTAACCTGTCATACGCTAAGGCACTCTTTTGCTTCTCATCTTAACGATGAACAAGTGGATATATTAGTGATCCAGGATCTGTTGGGACACGCGACGCCGCGAACCACAGCCGATTATTACATTCATCCGTCAGAGAAAAAAGTAAGAGAAGCATTGGAAAAATTGCCCGGCGTAATTTATATGAATCAGTTAGTCCAATCCGGACTACTGAAATTTCAATCAGCTTATAAAAAACGTGAATGACTTGTGTGCTTTTATTGCTGAATTGACAATTTCTATTTGTTCTTGAAAATCTCTGGGAGACTTACGCCTTGTTTGTATTTTTTTAAAATAAACATTGCTTTTATCAGAATAAGATTTTATATTTCTCTATCCATTTAACGGCTTCCTTATGTTTAGGCTGCTTTTTTGACTTCCTTATTGCGCCTAACTCGGTCATTTACCGCGGGGTTCGGCACGGGTCAGTTGCCGAAACCATACGGCGCACTGAGCTACCAGATTGCGGATATTCAAGCAATCGAATTTGCGCAGAGTGGTTTCGGTCAACTGAATGTATGTGTTAGCCGATTATTTTCAATATTTCCTAATTCTCTAATCTATCACAATACATTTCAAAAAATTCGACAATCTTTGGGATAAAGGTAT encodes:
- a CDS encoding tyrosine-type recombinase/integrase, coding for MINGQTVSKEHFFSHVDDFMDYRKTIYEVSDQTIKSNHIDINLFRDFLDMENYFYIDGHAVMNFQYYLKQQRLNCGASINRKIFTLRSYSKYLKLEQVPYVDTLPFYDVLKCRLGYKSRANALSKEQVKSIFQSIERDSCLSVRDYAVYALMYKLGLRIGEVHKLNLENIDFDSRKITVLGKGNKRRTLYLDDEMIAILMHWVAVRKQFLNYDISNALFISKKGNRLAIRTIEDNFKKIIKKLKLTVPFNVTCHTLRHSFASHLNDEQVDILVIQDLLGHATPRTTADYYIHPSEKKVREALEKLPGVIYMNQLVQSGLLKFQSAYKKRE